GTTTACTCTGCTTTCTGGATGATACTACTGTGTCCTGTTTTCCTATGCGAACTCTTTCATATGGCAAAACCTGGTATCGAAACAGTTTGCAGTTAAAGCCATCTTTACTGATTTGATTCATATGGTGACAGATTGATGTTGATATCGCTACTCACATACATGTGAAAGAAGATGGACCAAAGAGGAGGTATCTATTGAGTAGAATAACTTCACCACAAGGTCACGTTATAAGTAGCCTGATCAAACAGTTTACATAACCTGCTTTCCCGTTTCATGTTTTGTCTAGCTTGCTTTGCATAGAGACAGCAGACAGGCCAGGTCTTGTTGTGGAGATGATAAAAGTGATGGCAGATATCAACATAGACGTTGAATCCGCGGAGATAGACACAGAAGTACTCGAAGCTCTTAAACCTCTATACATATGTAGCTACAGTGTGATTCCATTTCTGTAATAATAATTCCATCGTCTTATTAAATTTCTTAGGGACTGGTTGCGAAAGACAAGTTTCATGTAAGCTACCAAGGGCAAGCGCTAAACAGTTCATTGTCACAGGTGAGTTTATGTTTCtgttacttttttattttgaaacctTAAAAAGCTAGACACAGAGAGAGCTAAATAATCAAACTTCTCCTGCAGGTGTTGGTGAACTGTCTACGTTACTTCCTGAGAAGGCCTGAAACAGACATCGACAGCTATTAATtagctttttttgtttgttccaaaacaaaaaaactgcTCTTTCTCCTTTTCGAAATCGCATCTGTTGCGGCATATCAAGTCTTTCTCTTTTGAACATTTTGTGGAAACTCGTAATACCATCACGTCTGCGAAATGTTTGTGTCTGGAACTGAACCATTGGGGGCTAAAGAATAAAGATGGTTTGGTTCTTATGTCACGGAGCTATGGTTCCCTTCGATGCACATACCACGGATTCAGTATCTTCTAATCTGAAATCTACTAAAAGCCGTCAATATGCAGAAGTGGAAGATGGATAGTGGAGAATATGTGTAAGAGGTTGTCAAGGAAACACTTCCTGAGAAAACAGAGCATCGCTAATCATATTCtttaagatgaagaacaagTTGGGTGAAAGATGATTGCACCGACCCTCGAGTCTGGAGTGCTTAAATTGAAAATACACAAAGCTTGCTAGTTGCTACAGACCTACTCGTTGAGCCTGAGTTAATGGAACATACACACAACTTGCTATAGATTAGCAACGAGTTATTTATACAACAAGCTTCCGAAGCCAGTGAGGGAGATCAATAACCTACTCCTTGAGCCAATCAAGGCTGAAGCATTTTTCAGCTCCTTCAACTCGAATTCCTGGAACCACCTTCTCGACATGCTCCCAGATCCCCAGAGTCTCTTTATCGCATATTACATGGCGTAGAGAAGTCAATGAAACCGCAGAGCTTGGTATGCTCCTTAAGCTGCACTCTCTCATGTCGATTTTCTCAAGTGTCCTTACCTTTCCTATCTCTTCCGGAAGAAAACTCAGGTTGACACATTGAGAGATGTCTAGGTACTTTAGCCTCGGCAGCTCACAGACCTCTACAGGCAGAGTTTTAAGCTCTAGACAAGCGTATAGCCTCAGAAGTTGGAGTGCCTTTAGCTTGCTCAGATTCTTAGGCAACTCGTTGATGCGTGGACAGTTTGTTACGCTGATAGAGTTGAGAGAGGTGATTCCACATACGGTCGCAGGTAGCTCAACAAGATCATCACAGTGATCTATTGTGAGATCAGATAAGTTTGGGAAGATCTGGGACATGTCTACTGCTGTCTGGTCAAAACTGTTATTGATCTTGCACAGGATGAGAGACATCTTGCGGAGGCTTTTCAAGGGAACCGTACTTGTAGAGAGTTCAGGGACATGAACCCTCTCAAGCCAGAGACTCTTGAGTTTGGCGAGATTGGTAAAGTTGGAGAAGTCATGAAGACGCGCAGGAGACATACCGTTGTTGATTATCACCAGCGCTCTAAGCCTCCCCATCTTAGCAATGAAAGGTGGCAATACATAGTTCTCCGCGGAGAAGTTTAGTATAAGAACTTCTGCTTTAGGGAGTTCCATGTCAAACCATTCCATTTCAGTCATTTCCTCtgtaattaaaaaacaaaaaaaacagaagtcCATGTCAAAACGTTATATTCTAGTGATTAGAAGATTGTCGTGTAACAGATTCTTGCCTGTGTGGATGGAGACTATACGTGCATTGTATGGCTCATCATTGCTCCTCTCCCATTCTCTGGGAACCACTGACTCTCTTCTCGGCATCAATAGCCTCTCTCTTTTGTTAACTCTCCCACGGTTGCTAAGATGAAGCGCAAGGTCTCTTAGAACATCGTGCTGCGTCACAAAAATATCATAGTAGCTAGTGTACATAGCGCCAAACCTGCAAAGTATCCATGGTAAGTTAGTTAAGTGGCTAAAAAATGAGATCACTGAGACTTGGTTGCAGAACAGTTACCTTGGATCTTTGACAATAGTGAGGAGATTCCTGTTTGATAGATCAACAAGAACAGCAAAGGCAGTTGCATCCTCGAGATCATACATCTCAACCCACATGTTGATGATAACATCAAGAGGGATCTTCTTGTCTTCAGGGAAAGCACCCATATCGATGAAACACTCTCTGGTTTTAGGGTCTAGAGTCTCCAGAGTTGCTTCTATTTGAGCAAACACTCTACTGTCATGAGTTTCATCAGCAGGTTCACCTCTTGATAACCTGTTCACTACACCTTCCCAGTATTTTTCAGGTCGGCCTTTCAACGAAGCACCAACAACTTTCAGAGACAAAGGTAGACCTTTACACTCCGCAACAACCTACCAAGCAGAGTCAAAAGAACATGAGATActgaaagcaaacaaaaaaaaagaatgttacTATGCATAGAAGATTCATTAGTACCTGCTTGACCAACCATTTGCTGAATCCAGAAGGTATTGATTTCTCGTTGAAAGCAGAGAGACAGAACAGAGACGTTGCTTCGGCTTCATTTAGTAACTCAACGTCATAGGTGGTTCTAGGATCTGCTAGCTTAGACCGTGAGACCACAAGAGTTGTGGTCCCTGGAATGTTAAACATCAGCTTGTCCAGTGATTCCCTAGTCCACACATCATCAAGGATCACTAGCCTTCGTGTCTGACCGACCGATTCGGGAACAGCGGCACCAAAGCTATCGTCATTACCAGTAAGAAATCCCCATACAAAGGCTTTCAGTTCCTCAATGTTAGGAGATTGTGAGGCAGTTAGGAAAAGAACTCGTCTTCCGAAGTGGCCTGTAAAAGAAACGAACTCAAGAATCTTAGAAACAGTCTCTATGATTCTAAACCAGAGTTTAATATCAATATCAATATCAAGAACTCAACCGTTCACCAGAGATGAACAAGACATAAGCAAACATACACACATAAGTACACAGAAGCATGATAAATCATATCAACAGAACATATAGAGGTTAAACATAGAGCTTATACATACCTAGGACCTCTTCGTCCCGTGCAAGCTCTTTAGCAAGAGTGGTTTTCCCTGAACCGCTCATCCCTGAGATCCCGACAAGTCCTCCTTCATCTCTCAGACCAAACATCATCTCCTTCACCTTCCTCTTTCCCAAATCCAACCCAACCCCCAAGTTCCCCAAACCACCGTCCGTCAACATCTCCATCGTAGCTTCACCTGGCTTCATCTCCTCCTGCACCAGACCACCTCCCCTGATCTTCATAGACCCTAGCTTCTCGGTCAAGCTATCGAAACCCCTATCGATCCGGTCGAAGCGGACCTCAGAATCAGCACGGAGGTGATGAACGTCGCAGAGAACATGGAGAGGCAACCTCCCGATAAAACCCGCGATCTTCTTCTCCAAGTCTTCCATTTTCTTGGCGTGGTACAGCTGACGAACCATGTTCCAGCGGTGGCATTGGAGAACCTTGTCGGTGAGCTTCTTGCACTTGTCCAGCGTCTCGGAGAACATACGCAGCTGGACCTGGCGATGGGGGCTCACCTCGACGCCGCTGTAGAGGATCTCCTTGATGGTCGGTTGGACGCCTTCGATCATGGTGCCGAGATTCTTCGCGACGCCTCTGCACCTTACGGCTTTTCTTGATACAGCGAAGAGCTGTTTCACGAGCTCTGTCACGACTTCTCCGCCGATAAGTTCCGCCATGTTTAGGccgatgagagagagagagagagagagaagttggTGTGTGTGTGGTGAAGAAAAGTTCTTACGGTGGAGTGAAGAAAAGAAGTAGTAGACGGAAAACGTGGGACCCACTCGTGAAGCTTCGTCGCAGTTTACCCCTTTAGCACAAGTctttgttaaattatttagtCTCCGGGGAGAGGCGGAGACCCAATATACAAAGACTTTTGGCAGAGAGACGCTGTAATAATGCCACGTCACCTTCAATTATTTGTGTTGTCTTCAAAGTAAACGCGCGAAAACGGATATTATTCCATTCGAGAGGGTATATTTCTTGAAACTAAtgcaatataaatattttttatttttgaaaactggCCTtgcaaatataatattaatatatttgcaTAATCAATATTATTACGCGAAATCCTTAAAACTCtggattataattttatataaatttttagcCAGATAAAAAAGAGTTATACCAAACAATTAGTAAAATCATGACATCGTTTTGAATATTGAGGCTGTAACTGGTTTGAAGTGTTAGGAACAAGGTATATagaataaattagaaaatactAGAATATAAACAAATGGGATAATAGCagttaaaagaaataaaattaattggaaTTATAACTATTTAAGTAATTtgaatgataattttttttgaggAATGCAGTGGGATGTAGTAGAATGAAAACTAtctattttaaactaaataaaagtcTTTagttaacataatttttttttgtttcttatatatatccatgaaactttttgaatatttttcaaCTTCGTTCCACTGTTTCCacatatcattaaaataaattttatttttcattcaactCAAAATGGTATTCTTCTGTGGAATATTCATTGATAACTCATTATTCCTAACGAATTTTGTTCCAAAACATGATTATGTCAGCCTACTTCTAAATATATTCACGgcctatttataaaaaaaaatcgaaattgAATTCTTATATTTTAGCCCGACTTGAGCCTGTTATTGGGTATTATTAGCCTTTGCTCGAGACTGTTTTATCTTCAGCTTTTGCACTCTATCGAAAGAAGGAGGAACTGTGAACTGTGGAagggaaagaaaataaaagcagACGATACACTAATGATGGCGGCCATAGCTCGAGTTCCACTAACACATTCTCTTCCAACGTTCCTAAACCATACTCTCTTACTCCCTCGGCGTCTCTCCTTTCCTACTCATCTCCATCGCTCTCCCTTTCGCTCCTTCTCAGCCgtctcatcctcctcctcccagAGTGATTCGAGATTGCTCGGGAATGATTCGATTGTGGGAGATCTTCTTGATTATCTTAATGAATCATGGACTCAGTTCCACGCCACTGGTAAGTAAATTCACTGAAACACAAGTCcga
The sequence above is drawn from the Raphanus sativus cultivar WK10039 chromosome 7, ASM80110v3, whole genome shotgun sequence genome and encodes:
- the LOC108817390 gene encoding probable disease resistance protein At5g04720; this translates as MAELIGGEVVTELVKQLFAVSRKAVRCRGVAKNLGTMIEGVQPTIKEILYSGVEVSPHRQVQLRMFSETLDKCKKLTDKVLQCHRWNMVRQLYHAKKMEDLEKKIAGFIGRLPLHVLCDVHHLRADSEVRFDRIDRGFDSLTEKLGSMKIRGGGLVQEEMKPGEATMEMLTDGGLGNLGVGLDLGKRKVKEMMFGLRDEGGLVGISGMSGSGKTTLAKELARDEEVLGHFGRRVLFLTASQSPNIEELKAFVWGFLTGNDDSFGAAVPESVGQTRRLVILDDVWTRESLDKLMFNIPGTTTLVVSRSKLADPRTTYDVELLNEAEATSLFCLSAFNEKSIPSGFSKWLVKQVVAECKGLPLSLKVVGASLKGRPEKYWEGVVNRLSRGEPADETHDSRVFAQIEATLETLDPKTRECFIDMGAFPEDKKIPLDVIINMWVEMYDLEDATAFAVLVDLSNRNLLTIVKDPRFGAMYTSYYDIFVTQHDVLRDLALHLSNRGRVNKRERLLMPRRESVVPREWERSNDEPYNARIVSIHTEEMTEMEWFDMELPKAEVLILNFSAENYVLPPFIAKMGRLRALVIINNGMSPARLHDFSNFTNLAKLKSLWLERVHVPELSTSTVPLKSLRKMSLILCKINNSFDQTAVDMSQIFPNLSDLTIDHCDDLVELPATVCGITSLNSISVTNCPRINELPKNLSKLKALQLLRLYACLELKTLPVEVCELPRLKYLDISQCVNLSFLPEEIGKVRTLEKIDMRECSLRSIPSSAVSLTSLRHVICDKETLGIWEHVEKVVPGIRVEGAEKCFSLDWLKE